The Reinekea forsetii genome contains the following window.
ACCATTAGACTCATGCGTAAAAATAGCCAAAATAGCAGCATATAGGGTAGCCGCACCAGATGATGTTCCCGTTGTTCCTTTTTCATATAACGCTCCTCACATGCCCACGGACATAAATTCAACATCTTCGGCCAGGTCACCGGACATCAGGCGACTGGCAATTTCTTTCACCGGCATGTCTTGATAGATGATGGCATAGAGGCCTTTGACCAGCGGCATATAAACCCCTAATTCGTCGGCCTTCTCGTTCACCATGCGTAGGGTGTTGATGCCTTCGGCGGTTTCACCGATCTTCTTGATCGCCTGTTTCAGCGTCATACCTTCGCCAATGTAATAACCAACGCGGTAGTTGCGGCTCAACTGCGACGAACAGGTGACAATCAGATCGCCCACCCCGGCTAGGCCGAGAAAGGTCATTGGGTTGGCGCCCAAGCGTACGGCAAAACGCGACATTTCGGCGAGTGAGCGGGTGATAATGGCGGCACGGGTATTTTCGGCCATGCCCAAGGCAACGGCCAAACCAGTAATAATGGCGTAGATATTTTTCAGTGCCCCGGCCATCTCAACCCCATAGATATCCGGGTTGCCATAGACCCGAAAGGACGGGCAACTGAGCAGCTGCTGAACTTCCTGACGCAGGGCTTGGCTATAGGAGGCTATAACGGTTGCCGAAATTTGATTGTCGGCTATTTCCTTGGCCAGATTAGGCCCTGAAATCACGCCGACATCATGCTTCGGCGCTAGATCGTGCAGGATTTGGCTCATCAATTTAAAGCTGGTGGGTTCAATCCCTTTGGTCAGGCTGATCAGACGGGCGTTGGCGGGCAAATACTGCACGGTTTCCTCAACCACGGCGCGAAAGGCCTTACTCGGCACGGCGACAAAGACATAGTGTGCATCGCGCACAGCGGATTCCAGATCGAGCGACGGGGTGAGGTTATCGACTAAGCGATATCCGGGCAGGTAGCGGGAATTTTGCCGATTTTGCAGTATATCGTCGGCCTGCTTTTCACTGCGCATCCAGAGGGTCACCGGATGGTGGTTCAGCGCGGCTATATTGGCAACGGCCGTGCCAAAACTCCCGCCCCCCAATACCGTTACCTTACTTGAGGTCAGTTGAGTCACTCGGTGTCCTTAATTAATTTGGTTTTCAATACACTCAACCAGATCCTTGAAGGCCCGGCGGTTATTTTCGTTGAGTGACATCAGTATCTTGTGCGCTTCCAGAACGCGTGCACGCGCGGTCGATTCGTCCAAGGGCACCAGGTCGGCTTCCTGTAACGATGAGGCGTCGGTTAAATCTTGCTGGGTAATCATGGTGTAGACTCGATCTCGAAAACCCATCGACTCGACTATCCGGGTAATATCGGCATGGCTGGAGATAAGCAATGGAATTTGACCCATCTTCGGTGTGGCCACGCGCGATATCTTGGCCAGCAGACCCAAGCTGGTGCTGTCGATGCCCTCGGCTTCGGTCAAATCGACGGTAACCGATTCGAACGCATTATCATGAACCATGGTGTTCAGGCACGAATCTATCGTCGTACACAAAGCCATCCTGACATCGCCTGTCAGCTTGATGACATATCTTCCTTGATGGTTTGCCATCAGGACACGACCGTTGTTCATGACATTCAACCTTGGTTACGATTTTTCAACCGTTAAAACAGTAATATCGTCCGGAGCGTCTGCGGTTTGACCGTTTTCACGCTTCTGTGCGAGGTACTCATGCATAGTATGAGACCGGTCTGCGCCTAACTCAAGCAATCGTGCTTCTTTTTGCGCTAAAGTCGATTCGCTCATCAATTCAAAGATGCCATCGGACAACAGCGTCAATTGTTTGAACCCTTTCAAGTCCATATGGCGGGTGACATAGGAGGCATCGTCAAATAAACCGACTGCCAGGCTTTCCGGCTCTATGGTGCGACATTCCGACTCAAAGCAGAGGATCGGTGCCGGGAAGTGCGCGGCCAGGGCGTAATCCATTCGGTCCTCGAGGGTATTGATGATGCCATAGAACATGGTGGCGTGTTTATGGGTCTGAGTTTTCAATAATTCCAAGTTGATTTGCCGCAGTAGCTGGCCCGGATTGGTCACTATATCGGAGGTGTCGTTTTCCAACTCGTCGCGATAGCGATCGATCTGAGTTTTAATCAATAGGGTAATAAGCGCGGAACTGGCGCCGTGGCCGGAGACATCGGCGATATAGAACACCAGCTGGTTTGGCCCCAACTCGAAATAGTCGACCAGGTCGCCACTCAGGTAGGTAGAAGGCTCCATATCATGGCGCACATGGTAATCCCCTTGGGTCAACTCAAAGGTCGGTAAGAGCCGCTGCTGCACGGCCCGGCCGGCTTGCAGATCGAGTTTTAAGCGATCGACGTGGTCTTGCAGCTGTTGATTACGCTGCTCCAACTCTTGCCGATAGAGATAGTTTTCCTTAAATAACAGCGCCCGCTCCAAGGCGCGCTCGACCGAATGCTCTAACACACTGAGATCGACCACCGGCTTCATCAAATAATCGGCCGCACCCAGGCGCAGCGCCTCTACCACGT
Protein-coding sequences here:
- a CDS encoding NAD(P)H-dependent glycerol-3-phosphate dehydrogenase translates to MTSSKVTVLGGGSFGTAVANIAALNHHPVTLWMRSEKQADDILQNRQNSRYLPGYRLVDNLTPSLDLESAVRDAHYVFVAVPSKAFRAVVEETVQYLPANARLISLTKGIEPTSFKLMSQILHDLAPKHDVGVISGPNLAKEIADNQISATVIASYSQALRQEVQQLLSCPSFRVYGNPDIYGVEMAGALKNIYAIITGLAVALGMAENTRAAIITRSLAEMSRFAVRLGANPMTFLGLAGVGDLIVTCSSQLSRNYRVGYYIGEGMTLKQAIKKIGETAEGINTLRMVNEKADELGVYMPLVKGLYAIIYQDMPVKEIASRLMSGDLAEDVEFMSVGM
- a CDS encoding anti-anti-sigma factor, with product MVHDNAFESVTVDLTEAEGIDSTSLGLLAKISRVATPKMGQIPLLISSHADITRIVESMGFRDRVYTMITQQDLTDASSLQEADLVPLDESTARARVLEAHKILMSLNENNRRAFKDLVECIENQIN
- a CDS encoding response regulator, translating into MALNDATLLIVEDEKAVRDSIVAYLEDSGYRILEAANGTEGLAVFERERPDLVICDLRMPGMDGISLLNCIMEATDEVPVIVVSGAGVMTDVVEALRLGAADYLMKPVVDLSVLEHSVERALERALLFKENYLYRQELEQRNQQLQDHVDRLKLDLQAGRAVQQRLLPTFELTQGDYHVRHDMEPSTYLSGDLVDYFELGPNQLVFYIADVSGHGASSALITLLIKTQIDRYRDELENDTSDIVTNPGQLLRQINLELLKTQTHKHATMFYGIINTLEDRMDYALAAHFPAPILCFESECRTIEPESLAVGLFDDASYVTRHMDLKGFKQLTLLSDGIFELMSESTLAQKEARLLELGADRSHTMHEYLAQKRENGQTADAPDDITVLTVEKS